In Sphingomonas sp. SORGH_AS_0950, the following are encoded in one genomic region:
- the ettA gene encoding energy-dependent translational throttle protein EttA: protein MAVQYTYVMKGLTKTFPGANKPVLNNIHLQFLPSAKIAIIGPNGAGKSTLMKVMAGMDTDFTGEAWAAEGVRVGYLAQEPQLDPAKDVMGNVKDGVRPIADLVDRFNAISAEMGDPKDDTDFDALMEEMGELQAKIDAVDGWSLDSQLEQAMEALRCPPGDADVTRLSGGEKRRVALCKLLLEKPDILLLDEPTNHLDAESVSWLENYLKEYTGNVILVTHDRYFLDNVVNWVLELDRGRYYTYESNYSGYLEKKAKRLEQEERDEAGKQKAIADELAWMRQTPKARQTKSKARIRAFEELMEKQENRVAGKAQILIQIPERLGGKVIEAKGLTKSYGDKLLFENLDFMLPPGGIVGVIGPNGAGKSTLFKLITGQEQPDAGTIEIGSTVKLGYVDQSRDKLDPNKNVWQEISDELEVFRFGKQELGTRAYVGAFNFRGPDQQKKVGQLSGGERNRVHMAKMLKEGGNVLLLDEPTNDLDVETLRALEEALETFAGCAVVISHDRFFLDRLCTHILAFEGDSHVEWFEGNYESYEEDKRRRMGDAADRPTRLAYKKLTR from the coding sequence ATGGCCGTCCAATATACCTATGTGATGAAGGGTCTGACCAAGACCTTCCCCGGCGCCAACAAGCCTGTCCTCAACAACATCCATCTCCAGTTCCTGCCGAGCGCGAAGATCGCGATCATCGGCCCGAACGGCGCGGGCAAGTCCACGCTGATGAAGGTGATGGCGGGGATGGACACGGACTTCACCGGCGAGGCCTGGGCCGCCGAGGGCGTCCGGGTCGGCTATCTGGCGCAGGAGCCGCAGCTCGACCCCGCCAAGGACGTGATGGGCAACGTCAAGGACGGCGTCCGCCCGATCGCCGACCTGGTCGATCGCTTCAACGCCATCTCGGCGGAGATGGGCGACCCGAAGGACGACACCGATTTCGACGCCCTGATGGAAGAGATGGGCGAGCTTCAGGCCAAGATCGACGCGGTCGACGGCTGGTCGCTCGACAGCCAGCTGGAACAGGCGATGGAAGCGCTGCGCTGCCCACCGGGCGATGCCGACGTCACCCGCCTGTCGGGCGGTGAGAAGCGCCGCGTCGCGCTCTGCAAGCTGCTGCTCGAAAAGCCCGACATCCTGCTGCTCGACGAACCGACCAACCACCTCGACGCCGAGAGCGTGTCGTGGCTGGAAAATTACCTCAAGGAATATACCGGCAACGTCATTCTCGTCACCCACGACCGTTACTTCCTGGATAACGTCGTCAACTGGGTGCTCGAGCTGGATCGCGGCCGCTATTACACCTACGAATCCAACTATTCCGGCTATCTGGAGAAGAAGGCCAAGCGGCTTGAGCAGGAAGAGCGCGACGAGGCGGGCAAGCAGAAGGCGATCGCCGACGAGCTGGCCTGGATGCGTCAGACGCCCAAGGCCCGCCAGACCAAGTCGAAGGCACGTATCCGCGCGTTCGAGGAGCTGATGGAGAAGCAGGAGAACCGCGTCGCGGGCAAGGCGCAGATCCTGATCCAGATCCCCGAGCGTCTGGGCGGCAAGGTGATCGAGGCCAAGGGGCTGACGAAGTCCTATGGCGACAAGCTTTTGTTCGAAAATCTCGACTTCATGCTGCCGCCCGGCGGTATCGTCGGCGTGATCGGGCCGAACGGCGCGGGCAAGTCGACGCTGTTCAAGCTGATCACCGGCCAGGAACAGCCCGATGCGGGCACGATCGAGATCGGCTCGACCGTCAAGCTCGGCTATGTCGACCAGAGCCGCGACAAGCTCGATCCCAACAAGAATGTCTGGCAGGAAATCTCCGACGAGCTGGAGGTCTTCCGCTTCGGCAAGCAGGAACTGGGCACGCGCGCCTATGTCGGCGCGTTCAACTTCCGCGGGCCCGACCAGCAGAAGAAGGTCGGCCAGCTGTCGGGCGGTGAACGCAACCGCGTCCACATGGCCAAGATGCTCAAGGAGGGCGGCAACGTCCTGCTGCTCGACGAACCGACCAACGACCTCGACGTGGAAACGCTGCGCGCGCTTGAAGAGGCGCTGGAGACGTTCGCGGGCTGCGCCGTGGTCATCAGCCACGACCGCTTCTTCCTCGACCGCCTCTGCACCCACATCCTGGCGTTCGAGGGCGACAGCCATGTCGAATGGTTCGAGGGCAATTACGAGTCGTACGAAGAGGACAAGCGCCGCCGCATGGGCGATGCCGCCGACCGTCCGACCCGTCTGGCCTATAAGAAGCTGACGCGCTGA
- a CDS encoding M20/M25/M40 family metallo-hydrolase, with product MKRIVLAALAASALSSPVLAQRTPPPMPATVAPEVERLRDAALTDTVAWDIVEGLTTEVGQRLAGTEAEARARQWAVARLTALGFKNVRIEPYQMPVWERGAESAEIIAPFPQKLTLAALGNSGATPAGGLTADVAVFPSMAAFQSAPDSAIKGRIVYIGNAMPRTQDGSGYGAYGTARFTGPALAAKRGALAIVIRSIGTDHHRFPHTGTTNFPEGVKPIPAAALSVPDAEQLERVAARGKPVRMKLILTPRMVGTRESGNVIAEVPGSDPSAGIVLVGGHLDSWDLGTGAIDDASGLAITTAAAKRIMDAGQPKRTIRVVWFGAEEVGGMGGAAYAKAHAGERHATASESDFGADRVWRFEVNLPAAASPVADRLQAALAPLGITRGSGLGGDGTDIGPTLKLGTAAIDLNQSGWDYFDTHHTPDDVLDRVDPAGLRQNVAAWTTMLAVVANAPEPIGAVTPR from the coding sequence ATGAAGCGAATTGTCCTTGCGGCACTGGCCGCCTCCGCCCTTTCCTCTCCCGTTCTGGCACAGCGGACGCCCCCGCCCATGCCCGCGACCGTCGCGCCCGAGGTCGAACGGCTGCGCGACGCCGCGCTGACCGACACGGTCGCCTGGGACATTGTCGAGGGGCTGACGACCGAAGTCGGCCAGCGCCTGGCGGGAACCGAGGCGGAGGCGCGGGCGCGACAATGGGCGGTCGCCCGGCTGACCGCGCTGGGGTTCAAGAATGTCCGGATCGAACCCTATCAGATGCCCGTCTGGGAACGCGGTGCGGAGAGCGCCGAGATCATCGCGCCCTTCCCGCAGAAGCTGACCCTTGCCGCGCTCGGCAATTCGGGGGCGACCCCGGCGGGCGGGCTGACCGCCGACGTCGCGGTCTTCCCCAGCATGGCCGCCTTCCAGTCGGCGCCCGACTCGGCGATCAAGGGGCGGATCGTCTATATCGGCAACGCCATGCCCCGGACCCAGGACGGATCGGGGTACGGCGCCTATGGCACCGCGCGCTTTACCGGACCCGCGCTGGCGGCCAAGCGGGGCGCGCTGGCGATCGTGATCCGCTCGATCGGCACCGACCATCACCGCTTTCCGCATACCGGCACGACCAATTTCCCCGAGGGCGTGAAGCCGATCCCGGCGGCGGCCCTGTCGGTGCCCGATGCCGAACAGCTCGAACGCGTCGCGGCGCGCGGCAAGCCGGTGCGGATGAAGCTGATCCTGACCCCGCGCATGGTCGGCACGCGCGAATCGGGCAATGTCATCGCGGAGGTTCCGGGCAGCGATCCGTCGGCGGGCATCGTGCTGGTCGGTGGGCATCTCGACAGCTGGGACCTGGGCACCGGCGCGATCGACGATGCCAGTGGACTGGCGATCACCACCGCCGCCGCCAAGCGAATCATGGATGCGGGCCAGCCGAAGCGGACGATCCGCGTCGTCTGGTTCGGCGCCGAAGAGGTCGGCGGCATGGGCGGCGCGGCCTATGCCAAGGCGCATGCGGGCGAACGCCACGCCACCGCGTCGGAAAGCGATTTCGGCGCCGACCGGGTCTGGCGGTTCGAGGTCAACCTGCCCGCCGCCGCCAGCCCGGTCGCGGACCGGCTCCAGGCCGCTCTGGCCCCGCTGGGCATCACGCGGGGCAGCGGCCTGGGCGGCGACGGCACCGATATCGGCCCGACGCTGAAGCTGGGCACGGCGGCGATCGACCTGAACCAGTCGGGATGGGATTATTTCGATACCCATCACACGCCGGACGACGTACTGGACCGCGTCGATCCGGCCGGACTGCGCCAGAATGTCGCGGCCTGGACGACGATGCTGGCGGTCGTGGCCAACGCGCCCGAGCCGATCGGGGCCGTCACGCCGCGCTGA